A single region of the Vicia villosa cultivar HV-30 ecotype Madison, WI linkage group LG4, Vvil1.0, whole genome shotgun sequence genome encodes:
- the LOC131598441 gene encoding uncharacterized protein LOC131598441, which yields MSRPPIFVNDLEIGCQVWKMGIRVTDLWTVKERNGKLHVELIIQDAKGQQIQVVTRPREYNHWMQVLTEHDTYTLYNGEPLKNDIQLEACDNPIKLMFNQATTLYKNPQHNIPPHKFDFKPIPDFISGSFKHDMLYDVIGIFNEVTRKQTVGNNKKACANILLSDYHDNVIEAALWDSFASKLFDFLNSNSHATPIIIVLTHGWCKRSGAKSTFSNAWNGSKLLINYDHPQVHDYRTKLGDYKPCPRASQSVSQTSEYDKFWTNSLEFKSISEIKGKNQVSLFISCHYYDKLSRTAISSVLPFSFVHNKDCFATTMGTTMRFKMASFGWYYNCCSGCSREIKDPELPFQCKCGGPNIVEVTKYKLEIEVEHGGVDCTFMFWDKDCVPIVGMTADKLRAITKEAGEDHPQIYPTYLDVLLEKKLTFRVKYTTNFGQCSIVQINPDKQVYKRIDEFLNPNEHTSNVCVTQNTDKANMKTPTVAVADNSKVPELPAENVVAAQSNPALPISPINLNSKLATEVTMSGTSSTNTPMKRDAASIVLEDASPIKYLTPQNSATKVKHMKTE from the exons ATGTCAAGACCTCCCATTTTTGTTAATGACTTGGAAATAGGATGCCAGGTTTGGAAAATGGGTATCCGAGTCACTGATTTATGGACTGTCAAAGAGAGGAATGGCAAGTTACATGTGGAGCTAATCATTCAAGATGCAAAG GGTCAACAGATTCAAGTTGTTACACGTCCGAGAGAATACAACCATTGGATGCAAGTGTTGACCGAACATGATACATATACACTGTATAATGGTGAACCTCTGAAAAATGATATCCAATTGGAGGCATGTGATAACCCAATTAAACTCATGTTCAACCAAGCAACCACACTTTATAAAAATCCGCAACACAACATCCCTCCTCACAAATTTGATTTCAAGCCTATACCTGATTTTATTTCTGGAAGTTTCAAGCATGATATGTTGTATG ATGTCATCGGAATCTTCAATGAAGTGACTCGAAAACAAACTGTCGGCAACAACAAAAAGGCTTGTGCTAACATTTTACTTAGTGACTACCACGATAATGTCATTGAAGCTGCTCTCtgggattcttttgcttcaaagCTATTTGACTTCCTCAACTCAAATTCACATGCCACTCCTATCATTATTGTGCTAACCCATGGTTGGTGCAAAAGAAGTGGTG CAAAATCCACTTTTTCTAATGCATGGAATGGAAGTAAACTTCTCATCAACTATGATCATCCACAAGTGCACGATTACAGAACTAA GTTAGGCGATTATAAACCATGCCCACGGGCTTCTCAAAGTGTGTCGCAAACATCTGAATATGATAAGTTTTGGACCAACTCTTTGGAATTCAAGAGCATCTCTGAGATTAAAGGAAAAAATCAGGTTTCTTTGTTTATTTCTTGCCATTACTATGATAAACTATCCAGAACTGCTATTTCCTCAGTGTTACCATTTTCCTTTGTTCATAACAAGGATTGTTTCGCAACAACCATGGGCACAACTATGAGGTTCAAGATGGCGTCGTTCGGATGGTACTATAATTGCTGTTCAGGATGCAGCAGGGAAATAAAAGATCCTGAACTACCGTTTCAGTGCAAATGTGGTGGCCCCAATATAGTTGAAGTCACAAA ATACAAGCTGGAAATTGAAGTTGAACACGGCGGCGTTGATTGTACCTTCATGTTTTGGGACAAAGATTGTGTTCCAATCGTTGGGATGACTGCTGATAAATTAAGGGCTATAACGAAAGAG gcTGGTGAAGATCACCCACAGATATACCCTACTTACCTTGATGTTCTTCTggagaaaaagctcactttccgtGTGAAGTACACCACCAACTTTGGTCAGTGCTCCATAGTCCAGATTAATCCTGATAAACAAGTTTACAAAAGGATCGATGAATTCTTGAACCCAAATGAG CACACTTCAAATGTCTGCGTTACACAAAATACCGATAAGGCTAACATGAAAACTCCGACTGTGGCTGTTGCGGATAATTCAAAGGTTCCTGAATTGCCCGCTGAAAATGTTGTGGCTGCTCAATCTAATCCGGCGCTGCCTATATCTCCAATTAACCTGAATTCG AAACTTGCTACTGAAGTTACGATGTCTGGAACTAGCTCTACAAACACGCCAATGAAGCGGGATGCTGCTTCCATAGTGTTAGAAGATGCCTCTCCGATCAAGTATCTAACACCTCAGAATTCTGCCACCAAAGTAAAACACATGAAGACGGAGTGA